Proteins encoded within one genomic window of Cytobacillus sp. IB215665:
- a CDS encoding DUF2500 domain-containing protein — MPFNNGFEQGFELFQIIPYIVIFGFIIVFGFIIFAAITGVKQWNHNNNQPVLTVNAVVVTKRMNVRRRSSSHNDHPTTSSSTNYYATFEVESGDRIELQVSGKEYGMLVEDDQGKLTFQGSRYKGFTRS; from the coding sequence ATGCCATTCAACAATGGATTTGAACAAGGTTTTGAATTATTCCAAATAATACCTTATATAGTCATATTTGGATTTATAATAGTCTTTGGATTTATTATTTTTGCTGCAATAACGGGTGTAAAACAATGGAATCATAATAATAATCAACCGGTCTTAACTGTTAATGCGGTTGTTGTGACGAAGAGAATGAATGTTAGAAGACGTTCTAGTAGCCATAATGATCATCCTACTACTAGCTCTAGTACAAATTATTATGCTACCTTTGAAGTTGAAAGTGGTGATCGCATTGAGCTACAAGTTAGCGGGAAAGAATATGGTATGCTTGTCGAAGACGATCAAGGAAAATTGACATTTCAGGGGAGTAGATATAAAGGATTTACACGCTCTTAG
- the cspD gene encoding cold-shock protein CspD gives MQTTGKVKWFNAEKGFGFIEANDGNDVFVHFSAITGDGFKTLEEGQEVQFDIVEGNRGPQADNVVKL, from the coding sequence ATGCAAACAACTGGTAAAGTAAAATGGTTTAATGCTGAGAAAGGCTTTGGATTTATCGAAGCTAATGACGGCAACGATGTATTTGTACACTTCAGTGCAATTACTGGTGATGGCTTTAAAACTTTAGAAGAGGGACAAGAAGTTCAATTTGATATCGTTGAAGGTAACCGTGGCCCTCAAGCTGACAACGTTGTAAAGCTGTAA